In the Podospora bellae-mahoneyi strain CBS 112042 chromosome 4, whole genome shotgun sequence genome, one interval contains:
- the FMP52 gene encoding Protein fmp52, mitochondrial (EggNog:ENOG503P35E; COG:T), with protein sequence MSQQPTLLIGSTGLVGSHILSTLLSSSVPVTTISRRPPKTPGPTLTPIIESNTDLWTSSLSSLAPPPKTVISALGTTRTAAGGIANQWKIDHDLNVALARAAKDSGTKTFVFVSSGGTRGLFSNYVPYSKMKIGVEDTIKELGFEHAVILRPGLILGEREQARLGEGQAQGVVKAIGRWFGRGVVDRFAQEGEVIARAAVKAVEMIEGGRAPSKYWILEQNDIVRLGREEWKGETK encoded by the coding sequence atgtcccaacaaccaacactcCTAATCGGCTCAACAGGCCTAGTAGGCTCCcacatcctctccaccctcctctcctcctccgtccccgTCACCACAATCTCCCGccgcccccccaaaacccccggcccaaccctcacccccatcatcgaATCCAACACCGACCTCTGgacctcctccctttcctcacTCGCCCCCCCGCCCAAAACAGTCATCTCCGCCCTCGGCACCACCCGCACCGCCGCAGGCGGCATAGCAAACCAGTGGAAAATCGACCACGACCTCAACGTCGCCCTGGCCAGAGCAGCGAAAGATTCTGGAACCAAAACCTTTGTTTTTGTGTCTAGCGGTGGGACGAGGGGTTTGTTCAGCAATTATGTGCCGTACAGTAAGATGAAGAttggggtggaggatacGATCAAGGAGTTGGGTTTTGAGCACGCGGTGATACTCAGGCCGGGGTTGATactgggggagagggagcaggctaggcttggggaggggcaggcgcAGGGGGTGGTCAAGGCGATTGGGcggtggtttgggaggggggtggtggacagGTTTGcgcaggagggggaggttattGCGCGGGCGGCggtgaaggcggtggagatgattgagggggggagggcgccGAGTAAATACTGGATTTTGGAGCAGAATGATAttgtgaggttggggagggaggagtggaagggggagacgaAGTAA
- the FMN1 gene encoding riboflavin kinase (COG:H; EggNog:ENOG503P3XM; BUSCO:EOG092659OC), translating into MSKEEIPTGTTAASGLRPLLIGPSSGPEPPYPYRMSGPVISGFGRGSKELGIPTANLPVDNSLTPWISSIPSGVYFGWASLLLPPSHPNYSPASNTNWSMFPMVMSIGYNPFYKNDTRSAEVHVLHEFQADFYGTDMRLLIMGYIRDEKDYKGLDDLVEDITFDCRVARQSLSRPGWRVKELGDGGQFEGGWLVEQEDEKASL; encoded by the coding sequence ATGTCCAAAGAAGAGATACCaaccggcaccaccgccgcctcgggcctccgccccctcctcatcggccCCAGCTCCGGTCCCGAACCTCCATACCCGTACCGCATGTCCGGCCCCGTGATCTCCGGCTTCGGCCGCGGCTCCAAAGAACTCGGGATtcccaccgccaacctccccgttgataactccctcaccccctggatctcctccatcccatcgGGCGTTTACTTTGGTTGGGCGTCTCTTCTCTTACCCCCCAGCCACCCGAACTACAGCCCAgcctccaacaccaactgGAGCATGTTTCCAATGGTCATGTCCATAGGCTACAACCCCTTCTACAAAAACGACACCCGCTCCGCGGAAGTCCACGTGTTGCATGAGTTCCAGGCAGACTTCTACGGCACAGACATGcgcctcctcatcatggGCTACATCCGCGACGAAAAGGACTACAAGGGGCTTGACGACCTGGTCGAGGACATCACCTTTGACTGTCGGGTCGCTCGACAGTCCCTCTCGAGACCAGGGTGGAGAGTCAAAGAATTAGGGGATGGGGGCCAGTTTGAGGGCGGTTGGCTGGTTGAGCAAGAAGACGAGAAGGCGAGTTTATAA